Proteins co-encoded in one Siniperca chuatsi isolate FFG_IHB_CAS linkage group LG11, ASM2008510v1, whole genome shotgun sequence genomic window:
- the LOC122884198 gene encoding exportin-5 isoform X3, with amino-acid sequence MADQVAAMCDQLIKAVNVMMDAETSQIFRLEALKFCEEFKETSSFCVPCGLQLADKAQPAVVRHFGLQILEHVIKFRWNNMQQQEKVQLKECAMQLLSNGTHCILEEESHIKDVLSRIIVEMIKREWPQHWPDMLKEMEALTSQGEAQTELVMLILLRLAEDVITFQTLPTQRRRDIQQTLTQNMESIFSFMMAILHVNVEDYRKLKGSPEHELQARAHCRVAVATLNTLAGYIDWVSLVHITSGNCHLLEMLCLLLSEPELQLEAAECLLIAISRKGKLEDRKPFMLLFDDVAIHYILSAAQSADGLAICKKSSESQAVEVVERRYVFLKRLCQVLCALGGQLCSLVGSDVEVEVPANLSKYMEAFLAFTTHSSQFLKSSTLATWGALFRHETLSKDAVVVEMTIKYLRASMTNLVKTGFPSRDDNPSCEYSRVDFDSDQDFNSFFNSFRSQQGEVVRNACRIVPLEAFQIAAEWLQYQIASPIDTGDTTSKTAEGLCSLLSPSVVQWDAMTVFMECMVTQIFKNLEEEKLPIDQSMELLQAVLNYDTKDPLILSCVLTNVSALFPFAIRRQHFLPQVLYKLFQAITFEVGQETKTPRTRAVKNVRRHACSSIIKICRDYSQFILPCFDMFYNHVKKLFSSDATLTHMEKCSLMEALVLISNQFKDFAKQKAFLDELMASVVAEWTSDEMRHVLSNPAVFLSFVGADQVVTEQNKDTETAGLNRGRLSFCLYAIMGVVKRARWPADLEEAKAGGFVVGYTPTGAPIYRNPCTAQFLVLLPNLLALIRTHNSLFMPENMARLSETFSRAHEVMDAEKNVVLGLSQHLLDIYDSPVYRTNLERMQGFFTTLYENCFHVLGNAGLSLQQEFYTIERLAEEITGSVFVSLDHVPDHRLRPMIRVFLRQLVLPCPQEYYNSLLCPLLGPLFAYMLQSLNVKWQVINQRTSVSGEDEEEVVCQDSQVTQEMLEEQLVRLLTREVLDLLTVSCISRKVPEPAANKEEIDEEDMMMDSVQAASPAQSTDELTELGKCLMKHENIYMTLLTLSFTSLSWKDTTNCHRTASMVCWTLLRQVVGGNLLPEAVTWFYTSVLRGLQVHGQHEVCNSTLSQLAMLIYENLRPRYMELRAVMTQIPNISVEALDQYDHRLMGPNAQKIGDKKRKDQFKKLIAGTVGKALCQQFRKEVHIRNLPSLFKKPKPDKDVQNSEALGLAALFSPENAL; translated from the exons ATGGCTGACCAGGTGGCTGCCATGTGTGATCAGCTCATTAAAGCTGTGAATGTGATGATGGATGCAGAAACAAGCCAAATTTTCCGACTGGAGGCCTTAAAG TTTTGTGAAGAGTTTAAAGAGACAAGCTCCTTCTGTGTACCATGTGGCTTGCAATTGGCCGACAAAGCCCAGCCAGCTGTAGTGAGACACTTTGGTTTGCAAATCTTGGAGCACGTCATCAA GTTCCGATGGAACAACATGCAACAACAAGAGAAAGTCCAGTTGAAGGAGTGTGCCATGCAGCTGTTATCAAAT GGTACTCATTGTAtcctggaggaggagagccaCATCAAAGATGTCCTCTCACGAATCATAGTGGAGATGATAAAGAGAGAATGGCCTCAACATTGGCCAGATATGCTGAAAGAGATGGAGGCTCTCACTAGCCAAGGG GAGGCACAGACAGAGCTGGTGATGTTGATCCTGTTGAGGCTGGCGGAGGATGTGATCACCTTCCAGACGTTGCCCACCCAGCGACGCAGagacatccagcagacactCACCCAAAACATGGAAAGCATCTTCAGCTTCATGATGGCAATACTGCACGTAAACGTCGAGGACTACCGTAAACTG AAAGGGTCACCAGAACATGAACTACAG GCCAGAGCTCACTGTCGAGTCGCTGTGGCCACGCTGAATACACTTGCAGGCTACATAGACTGGGTGTCTCTGGTGCACATTACCTCCGGAAACTGTCATCTGCTGGagatgttgtgtttgctgctgagtGAACCGGAGCTGCAGCTGGAGGCAGCTGAGTGTCTGCTCATCGCTATCAGCAGGAAG GGCAAGCTAGAGGATAGGAAGCCATTCATGCTGCTGTTTGATGACGTGGCCATCCACTACATCCTTTCTGCAGCCCA GTCAGCAGATGGACTGGCAATATGTAAGAAATCCTCTGAATCACA AGCAGTGGAGGTGGTGGAGCGGCGTTATGTCTTCCTGAAGAGGCTGTGTCAGGTCCTGTGTGCACTGGGAGGCCAACTTTGCTCATTAGTG GGTTCAGATGTAGAGGTCGAAGTACCTGCAAATCTCAGCAAGTACATGGAGGCCTTTTTAGCCTTCACTACACATTCCAGTCAG ttttTAAAGTCATCCACTCTGGCTACTTGGGGAGCTTTGTTCAGACACGAGACTCTGTCAAAGGATGCAGTTGTTGTGGAGATGACCATCAAATACCTCAGAGCATCTATGACCAACCTAGTCAAG ACTGGATTTCCATCTAGAGACGATAATCCCAGTTGCGAGTACTCCCGTGTGGACTTTGACAGCGACCAGGACTTCAATTCGTTCTTTAATT CTTTTCGATCGCAGCAGGGAGAGGTGGTGAGGAATGCATGTCGCATTGTTCCTCTGGAGGCTTTCCAGATAGCAGCAGAATGGTTACAGTATCAAATCGCCAGCCCTATTGATACTGGGGATACTACAT CTAAGACTGCTGAGGGCCTGTGCTCCCTCCTGTCTCCATCGGTGGTCCAGTGGGATGCGATGACCGTCTTCATGGAGTGTATGGTCACACAGATCTTCAAAAATCTGGAGGAGGAG AAGTTGCCCATAGATCAGAGCATGGAGCTACTGCAGGCCGTGCTGAACTACGACACCAAAGACCCGCTCATCTTATCCTGTGTGCTCACCAACGTCTCTGCCCTATTCCCATTTGCCATACGAAGGCAGCACTTCCTGCCACAGGTCCTCTACAAG CTGTTTCAAGCAATCACATTTGAGGTTGGTCAGGAAACTAAG ACACCTCGGACCCGAGCTGTAAAGAACGTGAGGAGGCATGCCTGTTCTTCCATCATCAAAATTTGCCGGGATTACTCACAGTTCATCTTG CCTTGTTTTGACATGTTCTACAATCACGTGAAGAAGCTGTTCTCAAGCGACGCCACACTGACTCACATGGAGAAATGTTCGCTGATGGAAGCTCTGGTGCTCATCAGTAACCAGTTCAAAGACTTTGCAAAGCAGAAGGCTTTTCTAGATGAACTGATGGCCTCAGTGGTTGCAGAGTGGACCTCAGATGAGATGAGGCA tgtgctGTCGAACCCTGCCGTGTTCCTGTCCTTTGTTGGAGCCGATCAGGTGGTCACTGAGCAAAATAAAGATACAGAAACAGCGGGTCTTAATAGGGGCCGG TTGAGTTTCTGTTTGTATGCCATTATGGGGGTGGTGAAGCGGGCACGCTGGCCTGCAGACCTGGAGGAAGCCAAGGCTGGTGGCTTCGTGGTTGGTTACACCCCCACTGGAGCTCCTATCTACAGAAACCCCTGCACCGCCCAGTTTCTGGTCTTGCTGCCCAACTTGCTGGCTCTAATCAG GACTCACAACAGTCTGTTCATGCCAGAGAACATGGCTCGTCTGAGTGAGACCTTCTCCAGGGCCCATGAGGTGATGGATGCAGAGAAGAATGTGGTTCTTG GTCTCTCTCAGCATCTTCTGGATATTTACGACTCTCCTGTGTATAGAACCAACCTGGAGCGCATGCAGGGCTTTTTCACCACATTGTATGAAAACTG CTTCCATGTCCTGGGAAATGCTGGTCTGTCCCTGCAGCAGGAATTCTACACCATTGAGAGGTTGGCTGAAGAAATAACtggctctgtttttgtctccctcGACCATGTGCCTGACCACAGACTTCGCCCTATGATTC GGGTGTTTCTGAGGCAGCTGGTGCTACCATGTCCTCAGGAGTACTACAATAGTCTACTCTGCCCCCTGCTGGGCCCTCTGTTTGCCTACATGCTGCAG AGCCTCAACGTCAAGTGGCAGGTCATCAACCAAAGGACCTCTGTCAG tggtgaggatgaggaggaggtggtgtgtCAGGACAGCCAGGTGACACAGGAGATGTTGGAGGAGCAGCTGGTACGCCTGCTCACCAGGGAGGTGCTGGATCTACTCA CTGTGAGCTGTATCTCCAGAAAAGTGCCTGAACCAGCAGCAAATAAGGAGGAAATAGATG AGGAAGACATGATGATGGATTCAGTGCAGGCGGCATCTCCCGCCCAGTCCACAGATGAGCTGACTGAACTGGGAAAATGCCTGATGAAACATGAG AACATCTACATGACGCTGTTGACCCTCTCCTTCACCTCACTGTCGTGGAAGGACACCACTAACTGTCACCGAACTGCTTCCATGGTCTGCTGGACCCTCCTGCGGCAG GTCGTAGGAGGTAATCTTCTTCCTGAGGCGGTCACGTGGTTCTATACCAGTGTTCTTAGGGGCCTTCAGGTTCATGGGCAGCATGAAGTCTGCAACTCGACCCTCTCTCAGCTGGCCATGCTCATCTATGAAAACCTG CGGCCTCGCTACATGGAGCTGAGAGCAGTGATGACCCAGATCCCAAACATCAGTGTGGAGGCTTTGGACCAGTATGATCACAGGCTCATGGGCCCCAATGCCCAGAAGATTGGAGACAAGAAAAGGAAGGACCAGTTTAAGAAGCTCATTGCAGGAACTGTTGGG AAAGCTCTGTGCCAGCAGTTCAGGAAGGAGGTTCATATCCGGAATCTTCCATCGCTCTTTAAAAAGCCGAAGCCAGACAAGGATGTACAGAACAGTGAAGCATTGGGCCTGGCAGCTCTCTTCTCCCCAGAGAACGCCCTGTAG
- the LOC122884198 gene encoding exportin-5 isoform X1: protein MADQVAAMCDQLIKAVNVMMDAETSQIFRLEALKFCEEFKETSSFCVPCGLQLADKAQPAVVRHFGLQILEHVIKFRWNNMQQQEKVQLKECAMQLLSNGTHCILEEESHIKDVLSRIIVEMIKREWPQHWPDMLKEMEALTSQGEAQTELVMLILLRLAEDVITFQTLPTQRRRDIQQTLTQNMESIFSFMMAILHVNVEDYRKLKGSPEHELQARAHCRVAVATLNTLAGYIDWVSLVHITSGNCHLLEMLCLLLSEPELQLEAAECLLIAISRKGKLEDRKPFMLLFDDVAIHYILSAAQSADGLAICKKSSESQAVEVVERRYVFLKRLCQVLCALGGQLCSLVGSDVEVEVPANLSKYMEAFLAFTTHSSQFLKSSTLATWGALFRHETLSKDAVVVEMTIKYLRASMTNLVKTGFPSRDDNPSCEYSRVDFDSDQDFNSFFNSFRSQQGEVVRNACRIVPLEAFQIAAEWLQYQIASPIDTGDTTSKTAEGLCSLLSPSVVQWDAMTVFMECMVTQIFKNLEEEKLPIDQSMELLQAVLNYDTKDPLILSCVLTNVSALFPFAIRRQHFLPQVLYKLFQAITFEVGQETKTPRTRAVKNVRRHACSSIIKICRDYSQFILPCFDMFYNHVKKLFSSDATLTHMEKCSLMEALVLISNQFKDFAKQKAFLDELMASVVAEWTSDEMRHVLSNPAVFLSFVGADQVVTEQNKDTETAGLNRGRLSFCLYAIMGVVKRARWPADLEEAKAGGFVVGYTPTGAPIYRNPCTAQFLVLLPNLLALIRTHNSLFMPENMARLSETFSRAHEVMDAEKNVVLGLSQHLLDIYDSPVYRTNLERMQGFFTTLYENCFHVLGNAGLSLQQEFYTIERLAEEITGSVFVSLDHVPDHRLRPMIRVFLRQLVLPCPQEYYNSLLCPLLGPLFAYMLQSLNVKWQVINQRTSVSSWEARHRNILGIEELQRLFMGKPGEDEEEVVCQDSQVTQEMLEEQLVRLLTREVLDLLTVSCISRKVPEPAANKEEIDEEDMMMDSVQAASPAQSTDELTELGKCLMKHENIYMTLLTLSFTSLSWKDTTNCHRTASMVCWTLLRQVVGGNLLPEAVTWFYTSVLRGLQVHGQHEVCNSTLSQLAMLIYENLRPRYMELRAVMTQIPNISVEALDQYDHRLMGPNAQKIGDKKRKDQFKKLIAGTVGKALCQQFRKEVHIRNLPSLFKKPKPDKDVQNSEALGLAALFSPENAL, encoded by the exons ATGGCTGACCAGGTGGCTGCCATGTGTGATCAGCTCATTAAAGCTGTGAATGTGATGATGGATGCAGAAACAAGCCAAATTTTCCGACTGGAGGCCTTAAAG TTTTGTGAAGAGTTTAAAGAGACAAGCTCCTTCTGTGTACCATGTGGCTTGCAATTGGCCGACAAAGCCCAGCCAGCTGTAGTGAGACACTTTGGTTTGCAAATCTTGGAGCACGTCATCAA GTTCCGATGGAACAACATGCAACAACAAGAGAAAGTCCAGTTGAAGGAGTGTGCCATGCAGCTGTTATCAAAT GGTACTCATTGTAtcctggaggaggagagccaCATCAAAGATGTCCTCTCACGAATCATAGTGGAGATGATAAAGAGAGAATGGCCTCAACATTGGCCAGATATGCTGAAAGAGATGGAGGCTCTCACTAGCCAAGGG GAGGCACAGACAGAGCTGGTGATGTTGATCCTGTTGAGGCTGGCGGAGGATGTGATCACCTTCCAGACGTTGCCCACCCAGCGACGCAGagacatccagcagacactCACCCAAAACATGGAAAGCATCTTCAGCTTCATGATGGCAATACTGCACGTAAACGTCGAGGACTACCGTAAACTG AAAGGGTCACCAGAACATGAACTACAG GCCAGAGCTCACTGTCGAGTCGCTGTGGCCACGCTGAATACACTTGCAGGCTACATAGACTGGGTGTCTCTGGTGCACATTACCTCCGGAAACTGTCATCTGCTGGagatgttgtgtttgctgctgagtGAACCGGAGCTGCAGCTGGAGGCAGCTGAGTGTCTGCTCATCGCTATCAGCAGGAAG GGCAAGCTAGAGGATAGGAAGCCATTCATGCTGCTGTTTGATGACGTGGCCATCCACTACATCCTTTCTGCAGCCCA GTCAGCAGATGGACTGGCAATATGTAAGAAATCCTCTGAATCACA AGCAGTGGAGGTGGTGGAGCGGCGTTATGTCTTCCTGAAGAGGCTGTGTCAGGTCCTGTGTGCACTGGGAGGCCAACTTTGCTCATTAGTG GGTTCAGATGTAGAGGTCGAAGTACCTGCAAATCTCAGCAAGTACATGGAGGCCTTTTTAGCCTTCACTACACATTCCAGTCAG ttttTAAAGTCATCCACTCTGGCTACTTGGGGAGCTTTGTTCAGACACGAGACTCTGTCAAAGGATGCAGTTGTTGTGGAGATGACCATCAAATACCTCAGAGCATCTATGACCAACCTAGTCAAG ACTGGATTTCCATCTAGAGACGATAATCCCAGTTGCGAGTACTCCCGTGTGGACTTTGACAGCGACCAGGACTTCAATTCGTTCTTTAATT CTTTTCGATCGCAGCAGGGAGAGGTGGTGAGGAATGCATGTCGCATTGTTCCTCTGGAGGCTTTCCAGATAGCAGCAGAATGGTTACAGTATCAAATCGCCAGCCCTATTGATACTGGGGATACTACAT CTAAGACTGCTGAGGGCCTGTGCTCCCTCCTGTCTCCATCGGTGGTCCAGTGGGATGCGATGACCGTCTTCATGGAGTGTATGGTCACACAGATCTTCAAAAATCTGGAGGAGGAG AAGTTGCCCATAGATCAGAGCATGGAGCTACTGCAGGCCGTGCTGAACTACGACACCAAAGACCCGCTCATCTTATCCTGTGTGCTCACCAACGTCTCTGCCCTATTCCCATTTGCCATACGAAGGCAGCACTTCCTGCCACAGGTCCTCTACAAG CTGTTTCAAGCAATCACATTTGAGGTTGGTCAGGAAACTAAG ACACCTCGGACCCGAGCTGTAAAGAACGTGAGGAGGCATGCCTGTTCTTCCATCATCAAAATTTGCCGGGATTACTCACAGTTCATCTTG CCTTGTTTTGACATGTTCTACAATCACGTGAAGAAGCTGTTCTCAAGCGACGCCACACTGACTCACATGGAGAAATGTTCGCTGATGGAAGCTCTGGTGCTCATCAGTAACCAGTTCAAAGACTTTGCAAAGCAGAAGGCTTTTCTAGATGAACTGATGGCCTCAGTGGTTGCAGAGTGGACCTCAGATGAGATGAGGCA tgtgctGTCGAACCCTGCCGTGTTCCTGTCCTTTGTTGGAGCCGATCAGGTGGTCACTGAGCAAAATAAAGATACAGAAACAGCGGGTCTTAATAGGGGCCGG TTGAGTTTCTGTTTGTATGCCATTATGGGGGTGGTGAAGCGGGCACGCTGGCCTGCAGACCTGGAGGAAGCCAAGGCTGGTGGCTTCGTGGTTGGTTACACCCCCACTGGAGCTCCTATCTACAGAAACCCCTGCACCGCCCAGTTTCTGGTCTTGCTGCCCAACTTGCTGGCTCTAATCAG GACTCACAACAGTCTGTTCATGCCAGAGAACATGGCTCGTCTGAGTGAGACCTTCTCCAGGGCCCATGAGGTGATGGATGCAGAGAAGAATGTGGTTCTTG GTCTCTCTCAGCATCTTCTGGATATTTACGACTCTCCTGTGTATAGAACCAACCTGGAGCGCATGCAGGGCTTTTTCACCACATTGTATGAAAACTG CTTCCATGTCCTGGGAAATGCTGGTCTGTCCCTGCAGCAGGAATTCTACACCATTGAGAGGTTGGCTGAAGAAATAACtggctctgtttttgtctccctcGACCATGTGCCTGACCACAGACTTCGCCCTATGATTC GGGTGTTTCTGAGGCAGCTGGTGCTACCATGTCCTCAGGAGTACTACAATAGTCTACTCTGCCCCCTGCTGGGCCCTCTGTTTGCCTACATGCTGCAG AGCCTCAACGTCAAGTGGCAGGTCATCAACCAAAGGACCTCTGTCAG cagctgggaagcaagacaCAGGAACATCTTGGggattgaggagctgcagcgtttattTATGGGCAAACC tggtgaggatgaggaggaggtggtgtgtCAGGACAGCCAGGTGACACAGGAGATGTTGGAGGAGCAGCTGGTACGCCTGCTCACCAGGGAGGTGCTGGATCTACTCA CTGTGAGCTGTATCTCCAGAAAAGTGCCTGAACCAGCAGCAAATAAGGAGGAAATAGATG AGGAAGACATGATGATGGATTCAGTGCAGGCGGCATCTCCCGCCCAGTCCACAGATGAGCTGACTGAACTGGGAAAATGCCTGATGAAACATGAG AACATCTACATGACGCTGTTGACCCTCTCCTTCACCTCACTGTCGTGGAAGGACACCACTAACTGTCACCGAACTGCTTCCATGGTCTGCTGGACCCTCCTGCGGCAG GTCGTAGGAGGTAATCTTCTTCCTGAGGCGGTCACGTGGTTCTATACCAGTGTTCTTAGGGGCCTTCAGGTTCATGGGCAGCATGAAGTCTGCAACTCGACCCTCTCTCAGCTGGCCATGCTCATCTATGAAAACCTG CGGCCTCGCTACATGGAGCTGAGAGCAGTGATGACCCAGATCCCAAACATCAGTGTGGAGGCTTTGGACCAGTATGATCACAGGCTCATGGGCCCCAATGCCCAGAAGATTGGAGACAAGAAAAGGAAGGACCAGTTTAAGAAGCTCATTGCAGGAACTGTTGGG AAAGCTCTGTGCCAGCAGTTCAGGAAGGAGGTTCATATCCGGAATCTTCCATCGCTCTTTAAAAAGCCGAAGCCAGACAAGGATGTACAGAACAGTGAAGCATTGGGCCTGGCAGCTCTCTTCTCCCCAGAGAACGCCCTGTAG
- the LOC122884198 gene encoding exportin-5 isoform X2: MADQVAAMCDQLIKAVNVMMDAETSQIFRLEALKFCEEFKETSSFCVPCGLQLADKAQPAVVRHFGLQILEHVIKFRWNNMQQQEKVQLKECAMQLLSNGTHCILEEESHIKDVLSRIIVEMIKREWPQHWPDMLKEMEALTSQGEAQTELVMLILLRLAEDVITFQTLPTQRRRDIQQTLTQNMESIFSFMMAILHVNVEDYRKLKGSPEHELQARAHCRVAVATLNTLAGYIDWVSLVHITSGNCHLLEMLCLLLSEPELQLEAAECLLIAISRKGKLEDRKPFMLLFDDVAIHYILSAAQSADGLAICKKSSESQAVEVVERRYVFLKRLCQVLCALGGQLCSLVGSDVEVEVPANLSKYMEAFLAFTTHSSQFLKSSTLATWGALFRHETLSKDAVVVEMTIKYLRASMTNLVKTGFPSRDDNPSCEYSRVDFDSDQDFNSFFNSFRSQQGEVVRNACRIVPLEAFQIAAEWLQYQIASPIDTGDTTSKTAEGLCSLLSPSVVQWDAMTVFMECMVTQIFKNLEEEKLPIDQSMELLQAVLNYDTKDPLILSCVLTNVSALFPFAIRRQHFLPQVLYKLFQAITFEVGQETKTPRTRAVKNVRRHACSSIIKICRDYSQFILPCFDMFYNHVKKLFSSDATLTHMEKCSLMEALVLISNQFKDFAKQKAFLDELMASVVAEWTSDEMRHVLSNPAVFLSFVGADQVVTEQNKDTETAGLNRGRLSFCLYAIMGVVKRARWPADLEEAKAGGFVVGYTPTGAPIYRNPCTAQFLVLLPNLLALIRTHNSLFMPENMARLSETFSRAHEVMDAEKNVVLGLSQHLLDIYDSPVYRTNLERMQGFFTTLYENCFHVLGNAGLSLQQEFYTIERLAEEITGSVFVSLDHVPDHRLRPMIRVFLRQLVLPCPQEYYNSLLCPLLGPLFAYMLQSLNVKWQVINQRTSVSWEARHRNILGIEELQRLFMGKPGEDEEEVVCQDSQVTQEMLEEQLVRLLTREVLDLLTVSCISRKVPEPAANKEEIDEEDMMMDSVQAASPAQSTDELTELGKCLMKHENIYMTLLTLSFTSLSWKDTTNCHRTASMVCWTLLRQVVGGNLLPEAVTWFYTSVLRGLQVHGQHEVCNSTLSQLAMLIYENLRPRYMELRAVMTQIPNISVEALDQYDHRLMGPNAQKIGDKKRKDQFKKLIAGTVGKALCQQFRKEVHIRNLPSLFKKPKPDKDVQNSEALGLAALFSPENAL, from the exons ATGGCTGACCAGGTGGCTGCCATGTGTGATCAGCTCATTAAAGCTGTGAATGTGATGATGGATGCAGAAACAAGCCAAATTTTCCGACTGGAGGCCTTAAAG TTTTGTGAAGAGTTTAAAGAGACAAGCTCCTTCTGTGTACCATGTGGCTTGCAATTGGCCGACAAAGCCCAGCCAGCTGTAGTGAGACACTTTGGTTTGCAAATCTTGGAGCACGTCATCAA GTTCCGATGGAACAACATGCAACAACAAGAGAAAGTCCAGTTGAAGGAGTGTGCCATGCAGCTGTTATCAAAT GGTACTCATTGTAtcctggaggaggagagccaCATCAAAGATGTCCTCTCACGAATCATAGTGGAGATGATAAAGAGAGAATGGCCTCAACATTGGCCAGATATGCTGAAAGAGATGGAGGCTCTCACTAGCCAAGGG GAGGCACAGACAGAGCTGGTGATGTTGATCCTGTTGAGGCTGGCGGAGGATGTGATCACCTTCCAGACGTTGCCCACCCAGCGACGCAGagacatccagcagacactCACCCAAAACATGGAAAGCATCTTCAGCTTCATGATGGCAATACTGCACGTAAACGTCGAGGACTACCGTAAACTG AAAGGGTCACCAGAACATGAACTACAG GCCAGAGCTCACTGTCGAGTCGCTGTGGCCACGCTGAATACACTTGCAGGCTACATAGACTGGGTGTCTCTGGTGCACATTACCTCCGGAAACTGTCATCTGCTGGagatgttgtgtttgctgctgagtGAACCGGAGCTGCAGCTGGAGGCAGCTGAGTGTCTGCTCATCGCTATCAGCAGGAAG GGCAAGCTAGAGGATAGGAAGCCATTCATGCTGCTGTTTGATGACGTGGCCATCCACTACATCCTTTCTGCAGCCCA GTCAGCAGATGGACTGGCAATATGTAAGAAATCCTCTGAATCACA AGCAGTGGAGGTGGTGGAGCGGCGTTATGTCTTCCTGAAGAGGCTGTGTCAGGTCCTGTGTGCACTGGGAGGCCAACTTTGCTCATTAGTG GGTTCAGATGTAGAGGTCGAAGTACCTGCAAATCTCAGCAAGTACATGGAGGCCTTTTTAGCCTTCACTACACATTCCAGTCAG ttttTAAAGTCATCCACTCTGGCTACTTGGGGAGCTTTGTTCAGACACGAGACTCTGTCAAAGGATGCAGTTGTTGTGGAGATGACCATCAAATACCTCAGAGCATCTATGACCAACCTAGTCAAG ACTGGATTTCCATCTAGAGACGATAATCCCAGTTGCGAGTACTCCCGTGTGGACTTTGACAGCGACCAGGACTTCAATTCGTTCTTTAATT CTTTTCGATCGCAGCAGGGAGAGGTGGTGAGGAATGCATGTCGCATTGTTCCTCTGGAGGCTTTCCAGATAGCAGCAGAATGGTTACAGTATCAAATCGCCAGCCCTATTGATACTGGGGATACTACAT CTAAGACTGCTGAGGGCCTGTGCTCCCTCCTGTCTCCATCGGTGGTCCAGTGGGATGCGATGACCGTCTTCATGGAGTGTATGGTCACACAGATCTTCAAAAATCTGGAGGAGGAG AAGTTGCCCATAGATCAGAGCATGGAGCTACTGCAGGCCGTGCTGAACTACGACACCAAAGACCCGCTCATCTTATCCTGTGTGCTCACCAACGTCTCTGCCCTATTCCCATTTGCCATACGAAGGCAGCACTTCCTGCCACAGGTCCTCTACAAG CTGTTTCAAGCAATCACATTTGAGGTTGGTCAGGAAACTAAG ACACCTCGGACCCGAGCTGTAAAGAACGTGAGGAGGCATGCCTGTTCTTCCATCATCAAAATTTGCCGGGATTACTCACAGTTCATCTTG CCTTGTTTTGACATGTTCTACAATCACGTGAAGAAGCTGTTCTCAAGCGACGCCACACTGACTCACATGGAGAAATGTTCGCTGATGGAAGCTCTGGTGCTCATCAGTAACCAGTTCAAAGACTTTGCAAAGCAGAAGGCTTTTCTAGATGAACTGATGGCCTCAGTGGTTGCAGAGTGGACCTCAGATGAGATGAGGCA tgtgctGTCGAACCCTGCCGTGTTCCTGTCCTTTGTTGGAGCCGATCAGGTGGTCACTGAGCAAAATAAAGATACAGAAACAGCGGGTCTTAATAGGGGCCGG TTGAGTTTCTGTTTGTATGCCATTATGGGGGTGGTGAAGCGGGCACGCTGGCCTGCAGACCTGGAGGAAGCCAAGGCTGGTGGCTTCGTGGTTGGTTACACCCCCACTGGAGCTCCTATCTACAGAAACCCCTGCACCGCCCAGTTTCTGGTCTTGCTGCCCAACTTGCTGGCTCTAATCAG GACTCACAACAGTCTGTTCATGCCAGAGAACATGGCTCGTCTGAGTGAGACCTTCTCCAGGGCCCATGAGGTGATGGATGCAGAGAAGAATGTGGTTCTTG GTCTCTCTCAGCATCTTCTGGATATTTACGACTCTCCTGTGTATAGAACCAACCTGGAGCGCATGCAGGGCTTTTTCACCACATTGTATGAAAACTG CTTCCATGTCCTGGGAAATGCTGGTCTGTCCCTGCAGCAGGAATTCTACACCATTGAGAGGTTGGCTGAAGAAATAACtggctctgtttttgtctccctcGACCATGTGCCTGACCACAGACTTCGCCCTATGATTC GGGTGTTTCTGAGGCAGCTGGTGCTACCATGTCCTCAGGAGTACTACAATAGTCTACTCTGCCCCCTGCTGGGCCCTCTGTTTGCCTACATGCTGCAG AGCCTCAACGTCAAGTGGCAGGTCATCAACCAAAGGACCTCTGTCAG ctgggaagcaagacaCAGGAACATCTTGGggattgaggagctgcagcgtttattTATGGGCAAACC tggtgaggatgaggaggaggtggtgtgtCAGGACAGCCAGGTGACACAGGAGATGTTGGAGGAGCAGCTGGTACGCCTGCTCACCAGGGAGGTGCTGGATCTACTCA CTGTGAGCTGTATCTCCAGAAAAGTGCCTGAACCAGCAGCAAATAAGGAGGAAATAGATG AGGAAGACATGATGATGGATTCAGTGCAGGCGGCATCTCCCGCCCAGTCCACAGATGAGCTGACTGAACTGGGAAAATGCCTGATGAAACATGAG AACATCTACATGACGCTGTTGACCCTCTCCTTCACCTCACTGTCGTGGAAGGACACCACTAACTGTCACCGAACTGCTTCCATGGTCTGCTGGACCCTCCTGCGGCAG GTCGTAGGAGGTAATCTTCTTCCTGAGGCGGTCACGTGGTTCTATACCAGTGTTCTTAGGGGCCTTCAGGTTCATGGGCAGCATGAAGTCTGCAACTCGACCCTCTCTCAGCTGGCCATGCTCATCTATGAAAACCTG CGGCCTCGCTACATGGAGCTGAGAGCAGTGATGACCCAGATCCCAAACATCAGTGTGGAGGCTTTGGACCAGTATGATCACAGGCTCATGGGCCCCAATGCCCAGAAGATTGGAGACAAGAAAAGGAAGGACCAGTTTAAGAAGCTCATTGCAGGAACTGTTGGG AAAGCTCTGTGCCAGCAGTTCAGGAAGGAGGTTCATATCCGGAATCTTCCATCGCTCTTTAAAAAGCCGAAGCCAGACAAGGATGTACAGAACAGTGAAGCATTGGGCCTGGCAGCTCTCTTCTCCCCAGAGAACGCCCTGTAG